The Lampris incognitus isolate fLamInc1 chromosome 4, fLamInc1.hap2, whole genome shotgun sequence genome segment GTACTTCATCACTGTTTTGCATATTGATTATGATCCAATAAGCTGAGGCAGCTTCAGGGGGGCACAGGATATGAAAGTTTTATAGGATTACTTTTGCaaaaacacatcatcagtagggacCCTCAGAGGCCCGCCTGTAATTATCCCtatatgctgctgctgctgctgcttctgttTACTTATTCTGTTTTAATGAAAGCAACATATTTGCTTCTGAGATGGACCAAACGGCATATAATATTACATTCTTCTGGAGGTGTTTCAGATCAGTGGCAATGTTTCATACCAGAGGGATTGTTATTTGAGACTGTTAAAGAAGTGGTGCACTAAACTGAACTCAAATGTTTGAAATTTCAATGCAATTACCATGTTAGAAGATAAGCATGATTGTTTACACACATTTTGAAGCTGTAAAATATTTATGTACACAAACGACAGAATAAAATGGATCCAGAATTGATAATATATTAATTTATGTACATAACAAAACACTTTGAGAGTGTTTGAATAGCCACATTTTTGGTGATGGCCACATAGAGACTGGATTGTCCCTCCTTTGTTTTAGAGAcggttttctctgtgtgagtgGTAAGCGTACAAAACCAATAAGAAGGTTTCATAATGTAGTGACCCATTCAAGGGGATGTCTCTCATTTTATATAATTGTACAAATGGAGATGTGTCAGTTTAAGGAGTTCCTGCAGGAAAGCTAACTCGAAGTTTCCTTTAACAAAACAACTTAAAAACGGCAAAAGGTGCCTTCTTTAAAACCAATAGGAATTGTCACAAAGTCATtctgagagcaaaagagagacagcATCATTGCGGACTAAGCTGTTTAAAACTGCCACACGGCCTTGTAATTGTTATTTTTCACTTGTGGTTGCACAAAACGATCACATGATGTCACCCTCTGAACATGGCTGACATCGTTCAGTAAAGCACAGATGTGAATGATGCAGCATGCATCATATTTCATTGTTGCATGGCCATTTAAAATGGCGGCAGGAgtgaaattggcttttttgtggCATTATTCTTGTATCTATTAATGGACATGTGCCTCTGATTTAAATACATAAGATGTATTGTTGTATTGGTAAATGATTTATCAGCAAACGAGAAACATAACTTTGTCAGCAAAAGATTCTTGAGCAGCTTTATTGTATCTCCATATGAACTTTTACATTCAGTTATATGAGTAGAGCCTTGAAATTGTATTATGATTTACTGAAACAGAAGTACAAGTGTGTGAACAACGTAGTGTTTGCCACTGTTGTCTTGGCCATCATAAACCATCATGAACAATAGTCCACTTGAAACCACTTCAATTCACAGTGTTCAGCTACACTGATGATCTGTCATCAACTTCCTAACCATCTATTATCCTCTCCTCTCTATATTTGGATCTCCTATGTGTGACCCCTGTCTGAACCACAGGGAGAATTCATGTGTAATGTTCAGAGCTGTCTAGCTCAGAGTCCGGAGTCTTAGTTCTGCCAACATGTGAGTCAAAGGTCCTCCCCAAGTAGAAgaggctgaaggaagaggccagCTGTTCCCAGGATGCACACAAGGACAAAAACCCACAGGAAGATCCTGTCAATCACCATGGCAACATACTTCCAGTCATCCTGAACCTGGAAGACAAAGTGAATGGATATTTTCAATGGCATGACTGACTGTGATGTACAGTGCAGCTGATTGTTGTTTCCCCTTGCTTCCTTAAAAGTAATTGCTAGCAAGCTGACCTTAAAAATAAATTTGATGCCTTTAGGGCTTAATGTCACCTTGCTTGTAAGAATGCCTAGACCTACCTCCTTGGCTTCATTCTGTAGTCTCATGTTCTCTGCTATGTACTTTATGCTGTCAATGGCCTCCCTGACCTCTGGTGAAAGGGGTGACAGGGACATGAGTCCTCCATCCAGAGACTCTGAGCTGGAGCATGGACTTCCTCCTGCACCAGCCCCTCCAAACCCAGCAGTGCTGCCTCCACTGAGAGCCCCCAAGCTGCCCACTCCTCCACTTCCTCCCCCAGAGTCTGCAGGTAGTTTGGTGGACCTCTGgttccagcagcagctgcagtgACCCTCACGGCTCAGAAACCCATAGCCAAGAGCCTTGGCCGAGTCACCACTCAAGTTGTTGAGGTTGGAGAGCTCCGTGTTAATGATGAGCCTCTGGCGATGGGTCAAGTTGGGCATCATGCCGGAGGCCAAGATCTGAGActtgtgctgctgctgcagggcaCCTGAAGAGTGGAAAGTGCAGGGCCTCGATGGTTGCACCTGGACATTGTCTGCAACTGCAACCCTCTCTGGGTCTCTTTCTGGCCTGGTCATGAACATAACCCTGGGCAGCAGCCCTAAGAAAACACTCCGCACCCAACAGGGCATCGTGTGGGTCTTTGGTGTGCGGTAGTGAACATTCAGTACAAAGACAGTGATGACAATGGAGAGGGTAACAAAGATCATGGTGAAGAGGAGGTACTCCCCAATCAAGGGAATAACCAGTGAGGTAGAGGGGATGGTCTCTGTGATGACTAGCAGGAATACAGTAAGAGAAAGCAGGACTGAGATGCACAAGGTGACTTTTTCACCACAGTCTGAGGGTAAGTAGAAGACCAGCACTGTCAGGAAGGAGATTAGAAGGCAGGGGATGATCATGTTAATGGTGTAGAAGAGAGGCAGGCGCCGAATATACAGAGAGTAGGTGATGTCCGTGTAGATTTCCTCGCAGCAGTTGTACTTGATGTCGTGTTTGTAACCTGGGGCGTCAATGATCATCCACTCTCCGCTCTCCCAGAAGTCCGTGAGGTTGATAGTTGAGCCGATCAGCACCAGATCGATCTTGGCCTTGTCATAAGTCCAGGAGCCGAACTTCATCGTACAGTTTTGGTAGTCAAAGGGGAAGTAAGTAACGTCAATTTTGCAGGAACTCTTGAATATGGCTGGGGGGATCCATGTTACGTCACCGTTGTAACGAAGAAGGGCCTTAGTTTTATCATCCACCTGGAAGTCTCCAACTGCACTGTGAAATgataacagagagagacagggtgacagagagagaagccAAGAATGCAGAATGTGAGGGAGGCAGACAAATGAGTCATTGAAAATTAAATTGAAAGGATATAAAAAAAAATCGACTGTTGTGTCACAGGGACATTAATCAACAAAGATGGCCTGTGGCCTCGTTGTTTGATTACCATATGCCGTCTTCCTCATATACTCATTATTAAGAATATGTTTAACGTAAATTAAACATAGACTCACATTTAAAATGCATGTCAGTGGGGATTGGTATGATCTAGCGTCTCACTGTGCAGAAAGCAGTGTAAACAGTGTTCCTATCATTATTATAATTGCAGCCTATAATCAATAAAGTTGTCCAGCCAGGGTTTTGAATTTATTTTGGAACTCACTTATTATACAGAACAATGTCTGGCTTCCATATCCTGTTGGATGGCACTCGGATGAACTCGACGCCTCCAAAATCTTTTGGGTTCCATCGAAGTTTGTAGTCATTCCAGatctgaaagaaaaaaacaaaatgactCTTAATGTATTAAGGCTCGAAAAAGAGAGAGTAAAAAACAGCATTTTCATGATATTTTTGGGCAAATTTAAAGCACAACCCGATGGAATCACATCTGCAGATGCTCTCGGTTTTCAATTTGTCGTAGCCATACGGGACAGGTCACTGATAACCAGAACAATTAgacaataaaaagaaaataaatgtttAAATGTTAAATGGCAAGGCAATGATTAGCTGCCTATAGTTACCTCCCTTATATTTATGTTTCACTGTGAATGCCATCTTTCTCTTTTAGTTTCTGCACAAAACCTTCATTCCAACTCTCTGAGACAAAAGTGCCATTGTGACCCTTATGGTTAAACCCTAGCAAGAATATCTATGGCCTGTCACTTCTACCAAGCGAAAAGCTTCAAAACAAATAAGTTatctgggggcgtctgggtagcgtagcggtctattccgttgcctaccaacatggggttcaCCGGTTCGAactcccgtgttatctccggcttggtcgggcgtccctacagacacaattagccatgtctgcgggtgggaagctggttgtgggtatgtgtcctggttgctgcactagcgcctcctctggtcggtcggggctcctgttcaggaaagagggagaactggggggaatggcgtgatcctcccacgcgctgcgtccccctggtgaaactcctcactgtcaggtgaaaagaagcggctggtgactccacatgtatcggaggaggcgtgtggtagtctgcagccctccccggatcggcagagggggtggagcagcgaccaggacggctcggaagagtggggtaattggacggatacaactgacaattggggagaaaaagggggaaaaagtccaaacaaaacaaacccaaGTTTTTCCAAATGTGCTGCACAGAGCAACAATAGGCAtaaaaaagtgtaaaaaaaaaggggggggggtataattaTGACCCAATTGTTTTGCATTAAAATTTCATCTCATTGTTTCGTGGAATGTCATTAAAACAATGCTTGTAATATGTAGTTATACGTCTCCGAGGAGATCCCTCTAGGCCACAAGTTTACAGTGTACATCGTTGGCTCATTGGCCACTATTTCTTCCCCTCGGTTGGAGGCAGCCATTGATCCCTGTGAGGCTCATAAAACAACCAAAGAAGAGACCCCTCAGAGGGCTGTAAAGATTTCACTTAAATTAGGGAGCAGAAAGCATCTACAGTTAAGACTGCAGATGCTTGGATGGCCGCTGAGGGGGTTTCTCTGTTGGGGACTCCGGTTACTTTGTCTCTTGGTCATAAAATAGATCATCAAACATCTCCTATATAACCTAATTAACATTCACATCAGTCAAGTATGTGACTTTATATTTTCCTACCGTGTTAATTCGACTGGTTGGAAGCGATGCTACAGTGGTGCGGTCTTGAATGGCTCAGCGTTTGACCTCAAGTATGATACCGATACCAAATTGACATGGCCGTCtaaatttacattttaatttaCAGGCGGCATTTGAGACGGTACAGCGTCACTGTGTTTGATTTATAGCTAAGATAAGTTTTATTGAGCTTGCTCAACAAATTATAACTCGACATACAGGTCAGCTCTATATGTAAAAACGCTCCCTGTATTTAGCTGTCGCGTGGTAGTTCACTTCCTTCTGGTGAACACTTTTAATATGCTCCCAGCCCTGCCATCAAGCACATCAATTTCAGAATAAAAATGATTTAAGCAATAATAAACCCGCTATGGTGACAACGCAGCCACCGAACGACTGTGTTTTAGCCGCAGGCCGCAAACTGAAACCCCGGATCGGCCCCGTTTTTAGGAAAGAAACGATAATTTGTCCGAGGCGATTGTAGCTCCGGCATGTGTGTGAAAACCGAAGATGCGGGACCCCGAAGGCCGGTCTGTCCTGCTTCATTTCACTCAGAGTGTGATTGGTACGCCATGCATAATGGCGTCGTGGCAACATGTGGGACCAGCCAGGTGACAAATTCACCAAGCCGTGCGACAGTGCAAACACGAGGGGGGTTTCCTTCGCAGCCCTTTTACCATGTAATTATGAAATACAGATTAGGTCACTGACACACATAAGTCCCCTTATCCCTCCAATTTGTATACACATGATTGTGTTATCGTGGTTGCGCCGTAGGGACCTCTGCCA includes the following:
- the chrna3 gene encoding neuronal acetylcholine receptor subunit alpha-3, whose protein sequence is MSQLVKVDEVNQIMETNLWLRHIWNDYKLRWNPKDFGGVEFIRVPSNRIWKPDIVLYNNAVGDFQVDDKTKALLRYNGDVTWIPPAIFKSSCKIDVTYFPFDYQNCTMKFGSWTYDKAKIDLVLIGSTINLTDFWESGEWMIIDAPGYKHDIKYNCCEEIYTDITYSLYIRRLPLFYTINMIIPCLLISFLTVLVFYLPSDCGEKVTLCISVLLSLTVFLLVITETIPSTSLVIPLIGEYLLFTMIFVTLSIVITVFVLNVHYRTPKTHTMPCWVRSVFLGLLPRVMFMTRPERDPERVAVADNVQVQPSRPCTFHSSGALQQQHKSQILASGMMPNLTHRQRLIINTELSNLNNLSGDSAKALGYGFLSREGHCSCCWNQRSTKLPADSGGGSGGVGSLGALSGGSTAGFGGAGAGGSPCSSSESLDGGLMSLSPLSPEVREAIDSIKYIAENMRLQNEAKEVQDDWKYVAMVIDRIFLWVFVLVCILGTAGLFLQPLLLGEDL